One Ascaphus truei isolate aAscTru1 chromosome 22, aAscTru1.hap1, whole genome shotgun sequence DNA segment encodes these proteins:
- the LOC142472708 gene encoding uncharacterized protein LOC142472708 isoform X2 — MDRGALPATSMDRGALPTTSMDRGALPATSMDRGVLPATSMDRGALPATSMDRGALPTTSMDRGALPTTSMDRGALPTTSMDPCLLSFPAVVPERLEMKSRKNEPNTEDHVTPTKSEIDSFPVGGFPVIVPERLEIKSEKEEPNPEAHLTTIKREIDSFAVDGFPVVVPERLEIKSEREPNTEDHLTPIKREIDSFPVGGFPVIVPETLEIKSEKEEPNTEAHLTTIKSEIVTFSDNAHLTSNTNKSRNLSSTFRGILPTTSMDRGALLVVTSKDREALPATSMDTGALTATSMDRGALPTISMGRRALPAISMGRRALPAISMGRGGALPAISKGRGGALPAISMCRGAMPAISMGRGGALPAISMGRGGALPTISMGRGALATIGMGRGALATISMGRGALATISMDRGALATIRMDGGALATIRMDGGALATISMDGGALATIRMDGGALATIHMDGGALPTTSMDRGVLPNTSMDRGALPNTSMDRGALPTPSMDRGALPTPSMDRGALPTPSMDRGALPTTSMDRGALPTTSMDRGALPAASMDPRFLKNCLNEEQNWSSDMSMNPCDPEVLKSNNSCHVLDTCKEPGPQDGELSGLVQHTTQTDSNYGSSKIYEQDARSRHSAQLFVCCKCGKSFSLYRELCTHLCVHTSMQSFTCTDCGESFSLKEKLLSHQRIHSVEKHFNCTECRKHFSAKSSLLRHQKIHTREKPFTCTECGKSFSEKGKLLVHQKIHTGEKPFTCTECGKQFSLNSSFLAHQSIHTGENPFTCTECEKSFLSKKNLLVHQRIHTGEKPFPCTECGKQFRLNSSFLEHQRIHTGERNPFTCTECGKSFSKKASLFSHQSIHTGVKPYTCTECGKSFLQNSALLIHQRIHTGEKPYTCTVCGKSFSQRNSHLVHQRIHTGEKPFTCTECGKQFSLNSSLLAHQRVHTGEKPFTCTECGKKFAQDSALIVHKTIHTGEKPFPCTECGKQFRLNSSFLAHQRIHTGEKPYTCTVCGKSFSQNSSRRVHQRIHTREKPFTCTDRAANRNHVAQDK, encoded by the exons gtttcccagcgGTTGTACCGGAGCGATTAGAAATGAAGTCAAGGAAAAACGAACCGAACACTGAGGATCATGTGACCCCAACAAAGAGTGAAATAGATTCATTTCCTGTTGGGG gtttcccagtgattgtaccagagaggttagagattaagtcTGAGAAAGAAGAACCAAACCCTGAGGCTCATCTAACCACAATAAAGAGAGAAATAGATTCATTTGCTGTCGATG gtttcccagtggttgtaccGGAGCGATTAGAGATTAAGTCCGAGAGAGAACCGAACACTGAGGatcatctgaccccaataaagagaGAAATAGATTCATTTCCTGTTGGTG GTTTCCCAGTGATTGTACCAGAGACGTTAGAGATTAAGTCTGAGAAAGAAGAACCAAACACTGAGGCTCATCTAACCACAATAAAGAGTGAAATAGTTACATTTTCTGACAATG CACATCTGACATCCAACACAAATAAATCAAGgaatctcagcagcaccttcAGAGGAatactgcccactaccagcatggacagaggagcactgctggTAGTGACCAGCAAGGACAGAGAAGCACTGCCCGCTACCAGCATGGATACAGGAGCACTGACCGCTACCAGCATGGatagaggagcactgcccactatcAGCATGGGCAGAAGAGCACTGCCCGCTATCAGCATGGGCAGAAGAGCACTGCCCGCTATCAGCATGGGCAGAGGAGGAGCACTGCCTGCTATCAGCAAGGGCAGAGGAGGAGCACTGCCCGCTATCAGCATGTGCAGAGGAGCAATGCCCGCTATCAGCATGGGCAGAGGAGGAGCACTGCCCGCTATCAGCATGGGCAGaggaggagcactgcccactatcAGCATGGGCAGAGGAGCACTGGCCACTATCGGCATGGGCAGAGGAGCACTGGCCACTATCAGCATGGGCAGAGGAGCACTGGCCACTatcagcatggacagaggagcactggcCACTATCCGCATGGACGGAGGAGCACTGGCCACTATCCGCATGGACGGAGGAGCACTGGCCACTATCAGCATGGACGGAGGAGCACTGGCCACTATCCGCATGGACGGAGGAGCACTGGCCACTATCCACATGGAcggaggagcactgcccactaccagcatggacagaggagtaCTGCCCaataccagcatggacagaggagcactgcctaataccagcatggacagaggagcactgcccactcccagcatggacagaggagcactgcccactcccagcatggacagaggagcactgcccactcccagcatggacagaggagcactgcccactaccagcatggacagaggagcactgcccactaccagcatggacagaggagcactgcccgctGCCAGTATGGATCCACGCTTCTTAA AGAACTGCCTGAATGAGGAGCAGAACTGGAGCTCTGATATGTCCATGAACCCCTGCGACCCagaagtgctaaaaagtaataaTTCCTGCCACGTGTTGGACACGTGCAAGGAACCAGGGCCACAAGATGGGGAATTATCAGGCCTTGTTCAGCACACGACACAAACTGACTCTAATTATGGTTCAAGCAAAATATATGAGCAAGATGCTAGAAGCCGCCACAGTGCTCAGCTTTTTGTCTGTTgtaagtgtgggaaaagcttctcaCTGTATAGGGAATTGTGCACACACCTTTGTGTTCACACTAGCATGCAATCCTTTACCTGTACAGACTGTGGGGAAAGTTTTTCATTGAAGGAGAAACTCCTttcacaccagaggattcactcAGTGGAGAAACATTTTAATTGTACGGAGTGTAGGAAGCATTTCAGCGCGAAGAGCagtctcctcagacaccagaaaaTTCATACAAgggagaaacctttcacgtgtacagagtgtgggaaaagttttTCGGAGAAGGGAAAACTCCTCGTACACCAgaagattcatacaggggagaaacctttcacatgcacagagtgtgggaaacaattcagtctTAATTCCAGCTTCCTTGCACACCAAagtattcatacaggggagaaccctttcacatgtacagagtgtgagaaaaGTTTTTTAAGCAAGAAAAACCTCCTagtacaccagaggattcatacaggggagaaacctttcccatgcacagagtgtgggaaacaattccgtCTTAATTCCAGCTTCCTcgaacaccagaggattcatacaggggagagaaaccctttcacatgtacagagtgtgggaaaagttttTCAAAGAAGGCCTCCCTCTTCTCACACCAGAGTATTCATACAGGGgtgaaaccttacacatgtacagagtgtgggaaaagttttTTACAGAACAGCGCCCTTCTcatacaccagaggattcatacaggagagaaaccttacacatgtacagtgtgtggcaAAAGTTTTTCACAGAGAAACAGCCATCTcgtacaccagaggattcatacaggggagaaacctttcacatgcacagagtgtgggaaacaattcagtctTAATTCCAGCTTGCTCGCACACCAGAgggttcatacaggggagaaacctttcacatgtacagagtgtgggaaaaaatTTGCACAGGACAGTGCCCTCATCGTACACAAGAccattcatacaggggagaaacctttcccatgcacagagtgtgggaaacaatttcgTCTTAATTCCAGCTTCCTcgcacaccagaggattcatacaggggagaaaccttacacatgtacagtgtgtgggaaaagtTTTTCACAGAACAGCAGCCGCCGcgtacaccagaggattcatacaagggagaaacctttcacatgtacagacagGGCCGCTAACAGAAATCATGTGGCCCAGGACAagtga